Sequence from the Podarcis raffonei isolate rPodRaf1 chromosome 16, rPodRaf1.pri, whole genome shotgun sequence genome:
CCATCATACTTCCGTGTTCTGAGAAGAGGCTCAAagcataagaggaaagaaagggcaATCCTTGACTTGTCTCCTCTATTCAATTACCGTTTCCCTCTTCAGATAAAAACAACAGAGGTCCTCTTGCACTCACCAGACAACCATGAGGCAGCAGGTGACCCTCCGCAAGATTGGACTGCGAAACAGGTCGAAGACAGTGCGCTGGGATTTCAGACTTGCAGCTTCCATCTGCATGTGGGAATGCAATACCTGTGCAAGACGGTGGAAAATGAGTGGAAGGAATGTGGCAGGCCTGGGGAGGGGCCTTAATCCAGAAGAAAGAGTGCAGATTGAGGCTTTGGTGGTCTCAAGTTGAACCCCAACATACCTGTCACCTTCTGTCCTAGcctaataataatatcctgcccatccggctgggttttcccagacactctgggcagcttccagcaaaatataaaaacaatgaaatgtcaaacatttaaaacttccctctaaGCAATGCCAGGcctccattttaatttcccagaatgctctggCTTGTGACCCTCTGTGGCACTGTGGGGGGAAATAGCTAAACCCAGCTGTCTAGAGCCTCTACTGCTCCCTCTTGCCCAGGGGGCGTCACTAAGGGTCGGTCTATGAGAAGTAAGCCTCAGTTTGCTGCACTGGCAGCTGCCACTTTACATCAAATTACACTGATTATATAAAACGTCTGAGTCACCCTTCAGGGAAAGCCCTCTGAAAAAGATATGTTTTCAACATCTGCCTAAAAGCAAAAATACCAGGTGCCTGTTGCTGGGACCTTCCCTTGAGTTGGACCCCTGCAACTCTCCAatctccccccactcctcttcttcATTTGACCAGCCTCTCCACAAAGTCTTCATGGGACTCGTGGCACCTAGGGCTTTAAATACTAAAAGCAAAACTGAACATATTATGTTATTATATCATATTTGCTAATCTATTATAgaacttattattattacaaaaaaaaacaaagcattgGTCGATCTCATGGCTAACCTCTTTGttaattttctctccctccttgctTTTGCCATTTATTGCGGCAACTTTCCTCAGATTCTGGACTGCTACCTGTGCCTTGTTATGAAGCAGGAGCCAGCGTGGTGATTCTGGAAGTTTCCTGACAAGACAGAGATAGATATTATTAACAAGGGGGGTgattagaagaaaaggaaaaaagcttgTGTAACGGAGTGTTGTTCACATTTCCAGCCACTCCGTTCCATCCTCCCAGGTGGAACATCTACTCCTCTCTTCCATAATGCACTCTGCATTCCATGGCCTCACTGGCCTGTTTTGGTGGTCCTCCCCCTGCTCCCcagcacacatacatacacactgtATACTTTGTTTTGTTCTTCTGCCAACCAAGTCTGTTGACACATCCTCCTAGGtgtggatggtgccattttgtcTACATAAGGCACAGCACACACTGCCTGAACATCAGACATGGCTGCCATAGGGTCTTGgcctaacacaaaatggctgccacatctacaAGAGCTGAAAAGAGAGACACACCAAAGCCATACCACAGTCATATTTGGTGCTATCACCCCCTACCATGAACAGACAAAAATGatgaaaaatggtgccgagaCGGAGAGTTGGAGCCAGCGCCAGTTTCTGACTCCATATGCAACTCCTGCCAAGACGATCTGCCCAAAGGTGACAAAATAACCTAAGAGGGCACCTGCCACTGTCCGGCCCTTGTTGGGCATCCACTCCAGAACTAGGAGAGAAGCAAGAGAAACTGTTAAAAGGACTTGCAGTAAAAACCAGGATGAACATTTTTTAATGGGCAACACGTCACATGCAACTGTTTGGCTTCCATGCAGAAAACCCCAGGCACCATAGGCTGACTGCTGATATAAAGCTGAAAGGACATTAATATCTATAGTGCCTTGTCtgaggcttatccacacttctctACTCATTCCAGGCATAGGCctagtggcgtagcaaggtcaggtggtacctggtgtggAAAATTTATTGTcatccccccacacacattgaaaTCTAGTTGGTCTCCCaaaagactgtgatctactcacagtataaaaagactgcctgtgatctacccattgtcattggcaagagttgttgagctttccctgcaaaatccACACTTTAAATTTGAATTGGAGCAAACCAAACTACTTACTCAAGGACAGAGAATTTAGCATGATTCCTGAAAATGTCATGCCAGCCAGGAAGCGGAAGGCGCAGTAGCTGCTGAAGCTGGGCAGGAATGCTGTGATGGTGCCAGCGATGGCAATTTGCAGATATGACCAGATCAGAGGTTTGCGCCTGCCGAacctgtccccacccccaaaaaaggagaAGTAGGATGCATTAATTAATATATTGCCTGGTGGTGAGTTATGGGGACAGGATCTAGCTGGGTCTTAGTttccttgggtctccagctgtttttggactacaatccccatcccCTCATCCGGAGACTTCAGGTCAaacctggaggtctggcaaccctactCACCTAACATTCATCACAACAACCACCCACCTGTCCGATAAGACTCCAAACAccccagccccaaccagcacaccAGCCATGTAGAGTGACTGGGCTACATCTCTCAGGTTCTGTAGGTCACACACCAAATTCCACtggaagggagaaagaggagaaCTGAGTCAATTTTCTCTCCATTGCCTTGAGCCCCTTTGAGGAAAAGTAGAATGTGAATGTAACAAACACATTAGAAACAAGAGGCCCTTTTCAGATCTTATTGTAAAATGGCAGGGTTTACCGTAAATAGCCAAAAGGTACTACTGCAGGGTCTAATACTAATTCTTCCCCAGTTAGACATGATCTTAATATGATAAATACTGTATattctcttttaaaaattaaatctaaGCCAAACAACCCCAAACGAGTTACTTCATTTGTTATTGGAATGTTTAATTTATATCCCTGCCACTCTGTGTTTTAAAACTGCCTTCCCATCTTTCATTTCTTGTTGATGATGAAGAAAGCTCACCTCCGTCACAATGGTAGACTTGAACACACTCACATCATAGACCCATCCACCTGTGCAGAGTTCGGTGTGCACCTGTGTGGCAGAGTCCCCAACCTCCACAGTCGCATTTGGGCTCAATAGACGCCACCAACTCATGGCAAACTGGAGACACTTCTCCGGCTTCCAATTCTGGTCTATGGGAACAGGTGCCTTCAGCAAGACCCCTTCTGCTGTGCTTTGGGTGTAGCTAGAGGGCAAGGTCTGGTTGGTGGGCAGCACAGCCTTGCAATGGTGGTCTGGAATGGCGGCAGTGAAGTTCTGCAGGAAGTTGTGGCAACCAATGAGGCAGACGGAGATCAGCAAGAAGGTGATTTGCAAGATCTGGAAGCGGCCAACTCCTCCGATAGACTCCAAGACATCATTGAATGCCATAACAAAAGTTGAGGATCACTGTGCAATTGGATACAACAGGCGAGGTTACCTACTTTTCTGGATTTCTCTCCACGTAGGCCAACTTATGGGAAAGCCCTTTGGAGTCAAAGCTTACCCAAGACGAGCAGTTAGCTGTTTTGAAGTTTCCAAGCAGTTTTGAACGCTAAAGCCTTGTAATTGAATCTGAAACGAAACAATAATCtcaatatttaaaaaacccaacctattatttcccccccaaatctaaGTCAGAAATCTAAACACTGAATAACCCAACAACTCCCACTTGTTTTTTCAGACAGAGGAAAACAACCTGCCACTTCTAGTGGTCATTTTAGTCTCCCCTCCCATTACTATTTCTTGCATATTCATCCAGATATGCCTGCACAAAGCTTGTGTTAAGGTCCAATAAGATCCTGTCTTTATCAAGTTTTTGTTCTGATTTGATTGCAGGGAGGTTCTGTTTGTGCAGAAGTTATATGTCTTTTTCTGAATTCCACACTTTTTAGTGTATTTTCCCATCAGTTTCCTAACTCCCCTTCCCAAAAAATGGTTGTTTATTAAAAAAGTTTATCCACTTGAATTGCATAAActaagggctcattcacacttttgCTTGCTCTGTATTTTGATGGGATTTTATACCAATAAATTCCCCAGGTGTATGAGAGCTCCTTTTGTTGTTCCATGGCTATGCCTTTGGAAAATCTGATCTTACCCACTGAATCAGAAGCTTGCTAAGCAAAATCTCTCTTCGGATTTTCCGTACATCTGATAAGATCCAATTCAGCAAGTAAGAGTGGATTTTTGCCGCAGAACAAGGAGAAAAGCTTTCAGATCCAGGGGAATTAATCGGTGCACGATATGATCAAAATTTCCCTTCTGGGCAGGTAAAAGCAGTGCTGGTATAGggggcaacggggggggggggagacttacCAGGCACAGAACAGGTTCCAAATATCTGCATGGGCAAAGATGGGACAGGCTTTCTAATAAGAAAGAGGCTTTCTGGATTGCAGGAATCCTTTAATTCATCCCTGTGATGCCCTAACATGCAACAGATTTTGAGGGAGCTTGAAGAAATTGCAGCATCCCAAATTGCAAAAGAGGCCTGAATCTGTTTATTGTGTGTTGACTGACTATATATGCatctatacacacacagacacacacaatgtCTACGCACAAAAACATCCACACAGCTACTCTTTAATTTCTCCTGGGCCTCTGCTCTTTTCACAGGCTCCTAAAAAGAGCAAGGGATTACGTAAGGGGCAGGTGTTTGGCTACCGTGGGAAAGCTTTATTTACATGGTTGTTATTGGAAAAGAAACCACTAATTAAAAAGACAATTACTTCGGGATTGGTGTTTTGGTTGACAATAAGAATCGATTACAATCAAAGGGCCAATGCAGTGTATGCAAGGGAAAGCACCCATAGGGGCAGAAACATATTAATTACACAGATACTTctacatcccctccaacatttctccgatgaaaatagggacatcccattccattatgataattttactattcataccccacacatcttatggGGTCACTCCagcactgtgggcagcttccaacatatataaaaacataactaaacattaaacattaaaaaaaccttccctatacaggattgccttctgacGGCtcagggggttggataactccataccctccaatatttcttcagtgaaaataaaaaggtaaaggtaaaggtacccctgcccgtacgggccagtcttgccagactctagggttgtgcactcatctcactctataggccgggagccagcgctgtccgcagacacttctgggtcacgtggccagcgtgacaagctgcatctggtgagccagcgcagcacacggaacgccgtttaccttcccgctggtaagcggtccctatttatctacttgcacccgggggttggcaggcgctgggaccgaatgacgggagcgcaccccgctgcggggattcgaaccgccgaccggcAAGTCCTaagtgctgaggttttacccacagcgccacccgcatttcagtgaaaataggggcatcctaaactaaggaaaagcaggacattctgggatcaaatcagaaatgtcccgcttttccttaggacttccctattttcattggagacgtGTTGGAGGATAacatctgaaggtggccctgtacaaggaagttttttttaagtagttaaaatgttttattatgtttttatatatgttggaagccacccagaatggctggggcaaaccagtcagataggcgaggtataaataataaagtttatgtttatgtttattaaataatatttccctatttttattagagaaatgttggagggtatgctcatgggcagtgctttctttctagaaaaataggtgccggtactcagtatgaagttgttgcagtaactgccacactttttaacaacagaaAAGAGGTGCCCTTGAGGACCTCCTGAAAAAAAGCACAGCTCATGGGTGAGGCTGGTCTGCAAACTGATTCAAATCTCTCCCCCATTCCTGGCCAGGCTAAAGGGTACTCTTGGGAAAGTGCTCTTTCTGTTGACTTCGCCAGGACTACACCCAGAGGACTGCACACAAGAGCAGCCTGAGCCTTTCCAGTTGTGAGGATTCACTTCCGCCTCTGGTGCCTCTCGCAAGATGGCGTCTTTAGTGCCCTCGGTGGCGGCGCCCCCTGCAGCTTCAAGATGGCGCACTTCCACCCGACCTTATCCCGCAGCGCCTTTCTCCAGAGGGCAGCGATCCCGGAGGAGCAGCTGCAAGCGGGCGCCGTCGCGGAGCTCCGGTTCCTTAGGTACcgtagagcatgtgcagagggcgCAACACACACACCAACGGGGGAATCTCCTAAGCAGCACACTCCAAACCGGccacccctccctctcccagaGTCTTTCTTTTGGAAGGGCTGCTTGGAGCCTCCATGGCTCAGCGCAGTCCACCTGCAGGAGATGGCAGGACTTCAAGAGCGGGCGGACGCTGCGCTCCAAGTCTCCAGCTCCATGAGCACGCTGCATCTGCCCAGAGGCAGCCCCCATGTGCTGCAGCAGTCTACCCCACCGCCTCCATTGAGTGAGACAGGGGAGtgggatatttttatttttaaggcagaATCGGCGTCTGTTTCTTATTACACCTCGAGCGCCCTTCTCGGGAGATCTCAGTGAGTGCCCTCGGGGACGTCGTAAACCCCTGAGTGGGAGTAGAGGACTCGAGGAGGCCTCCGGTGAGACAACTCTGTTCCCGGAGAATGAGGTGGGCACCCTTGCCAGAGGTGGGAAGAGGGATGGGAGACACCGACatccttcttcaccgcctcttaTCCTATTCTTGGAGGGCAGGGGAAGAACCAGGTGAGGAACAACTCGTTTACTGAGAGGTAGAAAGCCTCTGGATGTGGAGGCTCCACTATGCTTGTGTAGCTTATGCCTGTGGACAAACTTTGTTGTGCTTAGGGATACGAGTGGCATCCTCTGGCTTCTAGCACCGTGAAGGCTTGctataataaacaataaaacatgaCACTATGCTCAGAAGtcatatatttctctctctctctctctctctctctctctccagtataTTAATTAAAAACCCAGCCTTTAACTGattttgatttaattttaatATGCTTGTGTTGATAAATTTATTTACATTAAAGTCAGATTTCCTTTCCAAACAATTATGTATATTTACGAGAAGCAcagcagaaaagaaacaaaagcaatctTAAGTGCTCCACACATGCTTATCAGATTGCTGCCCAGTATTGTTTTTCGTCGCATAGTTTGCCGGTTCTGTGCACATCTGaggaatgaaaataaaagaaaaatactccACCAGGATTTCCACAatagaaaattaaaattaagttGTCATTTAATTTTAGTTTAAATCCTGTTATCCCGAATTGTACCTTCCCCAAGAGGGCATTATTTTGAGCCATCATTCTTTTGATCAAGGAGGTGGGAAAATGTTGAAGATGAATGGTAAACCCATATGACCTGTTTAGAATTCTAGTTGCTTATACATTTTCTAGTTCATAGGCTTCAAAAGCTAACAACTACCCAGCGAAAACCCACAAGAACAGTGCTGGCCTGATACAATGCTTACAGGTAAAAGCCTGGTTAGAAAATTAGATCACTCTTTGCCATACTAAGCCCTTATGGCAGAGCTTTCTAAACTGTGTGTAGTGACATATTAGCatttcagctgcagtgtgtagatgtGTCACATGAATGCGTTcatttaacctccagtttgctagtacagtggtagctcagatTACAAAcatttcgggttacaaactccgctaacccgaaagtagtaccttgggttgagaactttgccccaggatgagaatggaaattgcacgccggtggtgtggtggcagtgggaagccctgtgaggttaagaacagtttcaggttaagaacagacctctggaatgaattaagttcgttacccgaggtaccattgtaaagctgaattactgtgtcgcgaaatgatgcatgtctaaaaagagtgtcaccaacatgaaaagtttggaaagctctgccttacgggaattatctttaaacaacaacaacacacacttcTGAATGCAAATAGTGAATTGTCCTTTAGGTGACTGCTTCTCATGCGTCTGAACTTCAGTGTGACGTGCTTCACGCTGTAAATAAAGTTGCGCCCCATTTGTTACGAAAGAAGAAGCACATCATCAGATTTCCTCTTCACTAAAATAAACTTTCCAAACTACAAGACAGAGATTTAATATAAGCTAGCTGCTGCTGATGCTTTTTAAATCAAAACGGGGATTGAATTACAACCAAAAGTTACACCTGGAGGAGAAATGGGAAAGGGGTTGGCCAAGGTTCCCATGGGGTCCAGGAGCTTAGCTCAGGACCTGGTTCAGGCCCTGATTCATATGAAGATAAGCCTAAAGGAGAAAGTTCATCTGAGTCACGTGCAGAGTGCTTTTTCTTCACCACTGAGTAAGGAAAGACAGTCCCGtggattgcagggggtgggaagtATGGCATGGCTAAGGGAGCGGCTTCTTTTCATCCCATCTCAGAGGGATGTAGAATCTTGTGCAGCATCGCTGCCCTCTAGCCCCACCACTGCCCCCTTGGTGCCCAGGGGGCATGGGTAGCTCTTTCCCTCCTCAGGACTCGGGAACTCTTGGTAGTAACGGATCCTGtgttgctggtgctgctgctggtggtagtGAGGGAGGCCCCGGCCTGCTCCGTTCCCCTCTGTGGCACCAGCTAAGCGGAAGCCTTCCAACCTGCCCACCTTGGGTGGTTCATTCCCCCGACGGCTCTTCTGCAGCAAGCCGTCAAGCATTTTTTGGGCCGACTGGTAATCCAGGTGGGGTCCTCCTGATGTCTTCTCCACCAAGCCAGGGCTCCAGGAGACCTCGCCATCCTCAGAGCTCTCCGAGCTGCTCATTTCTGGCGCCATCTCCTCAAGCTCCCCACTGGGCGGCAggttggtgggggaaggcaggtggGCTGCTTCAAAGACCTCTGGCTGCAGTGTGGGCAAGGCTGGGAAATGGCTGCTGGGCCCCGGCGGGGCCACCAGGGCCTCCTGCCTCAAATATAGGAAGCGCGGGGCTGGCAGGGGGCAAAGCGgggctgcttcctcctccccgctgCACTCGCTTTCTGTCGAATTTGTGTCTTGCGTTGAGAACGTGGTGGACTTCTGCTTCCAGGGGATGAAGGCTGTGGCCCGGGTGTGGCTCTTGCTGTGTCTCTTTAGCCCTTCTGGGGACGGTGCCACCAGGGCCGCTTCGTACTTCAGCAGGAGGCTCCTCTCCTCGCTAGGCCCGGCTGCTGTGTCCGATTCAGAGCTGCAGCCCAGCTTGCTGGTTTCGGTAGCCGAATCGGACTGGTTGGAGGTGGTTTGCGTCTCAGAGGCGCCGTCCATGAAAGCAGGAGGGGGCGCGACATCCAGAATGTGCAGAGAGCAGAGGCTGTCGGAGGGAGACTCGTCCTTCCCACTGCGCCACTGCTTTTCCAGGCTGGGCTTTGCCAGCAGCCCTGAGATCTGTGATTGGAGAGACAGCAAAGACCATTCGGACCATTTAGGTAATGGccttccctcccaaaaaaatcccAGCAGATCTTGTAGTTTGAGGATATGCTATAAATATGTTTGGC
This genomic interval carries:
- the LOC128404280 gene encoding solute carrier family 22 member 20-like, with product MAFNDVLESIGGVGRFQILQITFLLISVCLIGCHNFLQNFTAAIPDHHCKAVLPTNQTLPSSYTQSTAEGVLLKAPVPIDQNWKPEKCLQFAMSWWRLLSPNATVEVGDSATQVHTELCTGGWVYDVSVFKSTIVTEVSFLHHQQEMKDGKAVLKHRWNLVCDLQNLRDVAQSLYMAGVLVGAGVFGVLSDRWVVVVMNVRPCYATRPMPGMSREVWISLRQGTIDINVLSALYQQSAYGAWGFLHGSQTVACDVLPIKKCSSWFLLQVLLTVSLASLLVLEWMPNKGRTVAGALLGYFVTFGQIVLAGVAYGVRNWRWLQLSVSAPFFIIFVCSWKLPESPRWLLLHNKAQVAVQNLRKVAAINGKSKEGEKINKEARTEGDRYVGVQLETTKASICTLSSGLRPLPRPATFLPLIFHRLAQVLHSHMQMEAASLKSQRTVFDLFRSPILRRVTCCLMVVWFSSSFSYYGLAMDVQKFGLNIFVVQVLFGAIDLPVVLLSTLAMVFIGRRLTMAGFLSLAGLLVFINMFVPDGKLLYGFLTCICLETTRFRSFYIFLLPAELQTLRTVQAALGKGCLASSFIGAYLYSGELYPTEIRQTGMGSVSMQARLGAMVAPLVYVLRDSFPVLPSIIFGAAPLLAGVSACFLMETRHLPLLETIAEMECRSRNVSSMETVEEICLQQVERSLFKESV